One Methanobrevibacter oralis DNA segment encodes these proteins:
- a CDS encoding methanogenesis marker 8 protein — MHKDKHVIETLGKVKVVIENGKISEIGESDVEYCPMFHSFYGVKKIDSDFIRKNIEFRIKDFGMCTPDRIIKMDDAVTVGISEILKTNMEKGNIDCVVGVCDGAGTILMENPNVVQGVGGRVSCIVKTTPIPKVIRNLEKEECVVLNPNTGEINQLEGLKLAIKKGYKNIAVTVIPSKSIEKIRNYPVDDDVNIYIFVAHTSGCSEDETKMIFENADIVTACASKSIFEYADEHKPYYYGKKIPIFCASSAGRKFLDTRLKFIKKELTTNNYPRDKSDMPHKLI, encoded by the coding sequence ATGCATAAAGATAAACATGTGATTGAAACGTTAGGTAAAGTGAAAGTAGTTATTGAAAATGGAAAGATTAGTGAAATTGGAGAATCCGATGTTGAATATTGCCCAATGTTTCATTCATTTTATGGTGTTAAAAAAATTGATTCTGACTTTATTCGTAAAAATATTGAATTTAGAATTAAAGACTTTGGAATGTGTACTCCAGATAGAATAATTAAAATGGATGATGCCGTTACAGTCGGTATTTCCGAAATTTTAAAAACAAATATGGAAAAAGGAAATATTGATTGTGTAGTTGGTGTTTGTGATGGTGCAGGCACTATTTTAATGGAAAATCCTAATGTTGTTCAAGGTGTTGGTGGGAGAGTATCTTGCATTGTAAAAACAACTCCTATTCCAAAAGTTATTAGAAATCTAGAAAAAGAAGAATGTGTTGTTTTAAATCCTAATACTGGCGAAATAAACCAATTAGAAGGTTTAAAACTAGCTATTAAAAAAGGTTATAAAAACATTGCAGTAACAGTTATTCCATCTAAAAGCATTGAAAAAATTAGAAATTATCCTGTTGATGATGATGTAAATATTTACATATTTGTTGCACATACAAGTGGATGTAGTGAAGATGAAACAAAAATGATATTTGAAAATGCAGACATTGTAACAGCATGTGCATCAAAGAGTATTTTTGAATATGCCGATGAACATAAACCTTATTATTATGGTAAAAAGATTCCTATTTTCTGTGCAAGCAGTGCTGGTAGAAAATTTCTTGATACAAGACTTAAATTTATTAAAAAAGAATTAACCACAAATAATTATCCTAGAGATAAAAGTGATATGCCTCATAAACTAATATAA
- a CDS encoding helix-turn-helix transcriptional regulator, whose protein sequence is MNSNRYYLKDYFNKTDIFKDSNSYVIDNENKTSYFLDLDCGKGNIISYHVFNGIDLQFNSFNSLNCNQLRFTPDEDLIVINHCNKGRYECRVQGDILLYLGEGELAASISSIDYDISEFPLGYYEGLEISFDCKVAQKSLDEFIGVGEINLSELFNKLKENGGFVIVGAKDEINHIIGEIYEVDDNINEVYFKLKIVEFLIFLLKLEIGDTNTNKNHCSLKHVTIVKRIKNYLIDNLDTNITLNDLSNRYGISKTSIKNCFKEVYGKSIFQWRKEYRLQVAANLLISSDKSIKEISTEIGYKNHSKFSSAFKEYFELTPSSYRSLKK, encoded by the coding sequence ATGAATTCTAATAGATATTATCTTAAAGATTATTTTAATAAAACAGATATTTTTAAAGATTCTAATAGTTATGTTATAGATAATGAGAATAAAACTAGCTATTTTTTAGATTTAGACTGTGGTAAGGGTAATATTATTAGTTATCACGTTTTTAATGGAATTGATCTTCAATTTAATAGTTTTAATTCACTAAATTGCAATCAACTTAGATTCACACCTGACGAAGATTTAATTGTAATAAATCATTGTAATAAGGGACGTTATGAATGTAGGGTGCAGGGAGATATTCTTCTTTATTTAGGTGAAGGAGAATTAGCTGCTAGTATAAGTAGTATTGATTATGATATTTCTGAATTTCCATTAGGATATTATGAAGGTTTAGAAATATCTTTTGATTGTAAGGTAGCTCAAAAATCATTAGATGAATTTATTGGTGTTGGTGAAATTAATTTATCTGAGTTATTTAATAAATTAAAAGAAAATGGTGGTTTTGTCATTGTAGGTGCTAAAGATGAAATAAACCACATTATTGGTGAGATTTATGAAGTTGATGATAATATTAATGAGGTTTATTTTAAATTAAAGATTGTTGAGTTTTTAATATTTTTATTGAAATTGGAAATTGGTGATACTAATACAAATAAAAATCACTGTTCATTAAAACATGTAACTATAGTTAAACGAATTAAAAATTATTTAATTGATAATTTAGACACAAATATTACTTTAAATGATTTATCAAATAGGTATGGAATCAGTAAAACATCTATTAAAAATTGTTTTAAAGAAGTTTATGGTAAATCTATTTTTCAGTGGAGAAAAGAATATCGTCTTCAAGTTGCAGCTAATCTTTTAATTTCATCAGATAAATCAATTAAAGAAATTTCAACCGAAATTGGATATAAGAATCATAGTAAATTTTCATCTGCATTCAAAGAATATTTTGAATTAACTCCTTCATCTTACCGCAGTTTAAAAAAATAA
- a CDS encoding DUF1002 domain-containing protein: MRKITISLIMLVIICVAVMLPLAATSQSNSLVVSYGETTYHNSQYKSFVDNYFVNNAHINMNDVESEVVSAEDVNEISSGISQRTYSSNQIFSSALLDLNETNGITITVDTSKITTVTPAMFKTALDSAGINQGHVYVTSPVVSTGESALAGIMDSYEEATDIEIPDKVKEAANGEIHAQSEIVNNSNVDGDKLANLVSDVKEQVKQENTSSKDTIINIINNVAIQNNINLSDADVDKLADAISQSQSVQDQASQYKQQLDSFLKSDEGQSIFNQIISYIKNFFN; this comes from the coding sequence ATGCGTAAGATTACAATCAGTTTAATCATGTTAGTAATAATATGTGTTGCTGTTATGCTTCCATTAGCTGCTACTAGTCAATCAAATTCATTGGTTGTATCATATGGTGAAACTACATACCACAATTCTCAATACAAAAGTTTTGTTGATAATTACTTTGTTAACAATGCACATATTAACATGAACGATGTTGAAAGTGAAGTAGTAAGTGCTGAAGATGTTAATGAAATCTCATCAGGTATTTCTCAAAGAACATACTCTTCAAATCAAATATTTTCATCAGCATTACTTGATTTAAATGAAACAAATGGTATTACTATTACTGTAGATACTTCTAAAATCACAACTGTAACACCAGCAATGTTTAAAACAGCTCTTGATTCAGCTGGTATTAATCAAGGACATGTATATGTAACTAGTCCTGTTGTTTCTACTGGTGAGTCTGCTCTTGCAGGTATTATGGATTCTTATGAAGAAGCTACTGATATTGAAATTCCTGATAAAGTTAAAGAAGCTGCTAATGGCGAAATTCATGCTCAAAGTGAAATTGTTAATAATTCTAATGTTGATGGTGATAAATTAGCTAATTTAGTGTCTGATGTTAAAGAACAAGTTAAACAAGAAAATACTTCATCAAAAGATACAATTATTAATATAATTAACAATGTAGCTATTCAAAATAATATTAATCTCTCTGATGCCGATGTTGATAAACTTGCAGATGCGATTTCACAATCTCAATCTGTGCAAGATCAAGCTTCACAATATAAACAGCAACTTGATAGTTTCTTAAAAAGTGATGAAGGTCAATCAATATTCAATCAAATTATTAGTTATATAAAAAATTTTTTTAACTAA